The following coding sequences are from one Nilaparvata lugens isolate BPH chromosome 4, ASM1435652v1, whole genome shotgun sequence window:
- the LOC111059303 gene encoding uncharacterized protein LOC111059303 yields the protein MLQKRLMNLLFGVSALILFSKLNWYGVYCGQGMGEAEKSLTISRSGQGNEIHISILNSPVPGELNTGVQNERAVCIEMAGYRYHHDNFRIRVNSKKTGTGQQSMDLSNKWSRTPTFKSYICTSPQVANFFFYRVEQIFVHKSILQVSTAFFYDKRLDAERAEITEYGENCGKSTANIKVVTYRTFDDPSTNKIYSGAVKILAP from the exons ATGCTGCAAAAACGATTGATGAATTTACTTTTTGGTGTGAGTGCCCTTATACTGTTTTCAAAGCT GAATTGGTATGGAGTATATTGTGGACAGGGAATGGGTGAAGCTGAAAAATCTTTAACAATTTCAAGATCAGGGCAAGGAAACGAAATTCACATAAGTATTCTTAATAGTCCAGTCCCAGGAGAGTTGAACACTGGGGTGCAAAATGAAAGAGCTGT ATGCATTGAGATGGCAGGATATAGGTACCATCATGACAACTTCAGAATCAGAGTCAACTCGAAAAAGACCGGTACTGGTCAACAAAGTATGGATCTTTCCAATAAATGGTCTCGTACGCCGACTTTTAAAAGCTACATCTGCACCAGTCCACAG GTAGCTAATTTTTTCTTCTACCGAGTGGAGCAAATATTTGTGCATAAAAGTATATTGCAAGTATCAACTGCCTTCTTTTATGATAAGAGATTGGATGCTGAACGGGCGGAAATAACGGAATATGGTGAAAACTGTGGTAAAAGTACAGCTAACATAAAAGTGGTAACTTACAGAACCTTTGACGATCCGAgtacaaacaaaatatata